One window from the genome of Salvia splendens isolate huo1 chromosome 9, SspV2, whole genome shotgun sequence encodes:
- the LOC121749139 gene encoding AP2-like ethylene-responsive transcription factor At1g16060, with protein sequence MAKLSPHKNSNINSNYTTSLNVVNGVAMKPKRTRKTIPRDSPPQRSSIYRGVTRHRWTGRYEAHLWDKNCWNEAQNKKGRQVYLGAYDDEGAAARSYDLAALKYWGRDTILNFPVSTYEKEIIEMERQSREEYIGSLRRKSSGFSRGVSKYRGVARHHHNGRWEARIGRVFGNKYLYLGTYATQEEAAIAYDMAAIEYRGLNAVTNFDLSRYIKWLKPNAAAASASTNPNNTGSSHITPLHQPLPPPISEARPATATSALGLLLQSSKFKELMEMNMAAEYPSTQLPPPPVVEDHEQHQTLFESNDYCTYNEDIYVDFSSMMHHLEEL encoded by the exons ATGGCCAAATTATCACCTCATAAGAATTCCAACATCAATAGTAATTACACTACTAGTTTGAATGTTGTGAATGGCGTTGCAATGAAGCCAAAACGCACGAGGAAAACCATTCCTAGAGACTCTCCGCCTCAACGCAGCTCCATCTATCGCGGTGTAACAAG GCATCGTTGGACCGGTCGATATGAAGCACATTTGTGGGATAAGAATTGTTGGAATGAGGCGCAGAATAAGAAGGGAAGACAAG TCTATCTTG GTGCATATGATGATGAAGGGGCTGCTGCTCGATCTTATGATCTGGCTGCACTTAAGTATTGGGGTCGAGATACCATTCTCAATTTTCCG GTATCGACTTATGAGAAAGAGATCATAGAAATGGAGCGTCAATCCAGAGAAGAATACATTGGATCATTGAGAAG GAAAAGTAGTGGATTTTCTAGGGGAGTCTCTAAGTATAGAGGAGTTGCCAG ACACCATCATAATGGAAGATGGGAAGCTCGAATCGGAAGAGTTTTTGGAAATAAGTACCTATACCTTGGAACTTATG CTACACAAGAAGAGGCTGCAATAGCATACGACATGGCAGCGATAGAATACCGTGGACTGAACGCCGTCACCAACTTTGATCTCAGCCGCTACATAAAATGGCTAAAACCTAACGCAGCTGCAGCCTCAGCCTCCACCAACCCCAACAACACTGGCTCCAGTCATATAACACCACTCCACCAACCTCTACCTCCTCCCATATCTGAGGCGCGGCCGGCCACGGCCACTTCGGCACTAGGGCTTCTGCTGCAATCTTCCAAGTTCAAAGAACTGATGGAAATGAACATGGCGGCAGAGTACCCTTCCACTCAACTTCCACCTCCGCCAGTGGTTGAAGATCATGAGCAGCACCAAACCTTGTTTGAATCCAATGATTACTGCACATACAATGAAGATATCTATGTGGATTTTAGCTCTATGATGCACCACCTGGAGGAGCTATGA